The sequence below is a genomic window from Candidatus Deferrimicrobiaceae bacterium.
GTCAGCGGCGACGGCGACGCCACCGCGATCGGGGGGAACCACTTCATCCACGCCTGCCGCCGCAACATCGACATCACGGTCATCGTGCTGAACAATTTCATTTACGGTATGACCGGCGGGCAGCATTCGCCGACCACGCCCGTCGGCCACTTGGCAACCACGATGCCATTCGGCAACATCGACCCGACCTTCAATATCCCCGAGCTGGCGAAGGGCGCGGGAGCGACGTGGGTGGGGCGGGGGACGGCGTACCACGTCCCGGCCCTCGACAAGCTGATTATCGGCGCCATCGAACACAAGGGGCTGTCGGTGCTCGAGATCATCAACGCCTGTCCCACGACCCACGGGCGCCGGAACAAGTTCCGGAGCCCCACGGACATGCTTCTGTGGATGAAGGACAACTTCTTGCCGATCACGGCGTTCGGCAAGCTCCCCCCGGAAAAGACGGCGGGCAAGTTCCCCACGGGCGTTCTCTTCAAGAAGGAGGCGCCGGAGTACTGCGATACCTACTACGGCATGGTGGAGCGCCTGATGAAACAGAAAGAGAAGGGGGCCTGATACGATGAGCGGACGATACGAGATCCGGTTTTCCGGTTCGGGCGGCCAGGGGTTGATCCTCGCGGGGGTCATCTTCGCCGAGGCGGCGACCATCTACGACAAGATCAATGCGGTGCAAAGCCAGTCCTACGGTCCGGAGGCGCGCGGCGGAGCCTCCAAGTCCGAGGTGATCATTTCCGAGGAGGTGATCGATTTCCCGAAGGCCACCGCGATCGACCTGCAGCTCTCGTTGACGCAGGAATCGTGCGACAAGTATTACAAGGACATCAAGCCCGACGGAATTCTCCTCGTGGACGAGGATTTCGTCCGGGACATCCCCCAGGGGAACTTCAAGGTCATCAAGCTGCCGATCATCCGGACGGCCTCCGAGGAGATCGGAAAGGCCTTCGTCGCAAACATCGTCGCGACGGGCGCCATCACCGCGATCACCGGGAAGGTGAGGATCGAGTCGGTGGAGAAGGCCGTCCTCTCCCGTGTGCCGAAGGGGACGGAGGAAATGAACAAAAAGGCCCTCATGGCCGGGTACAACATGGCCAAGGCCCGGACGGCCGCCTAGTGTACCGTCTCGTAAATAGCTTGACGCACCGAGGGCGTCGATGCCGCCGTGCCAGCAAGGCGCGCGACTGAGGCATACCATTGAGTATGGTGAAGGTGCACTAGGATGGAGCGCACGCTGTCGATCATCAAGCCCGACGGGGTGGAGAAGAAACTGATCGGAGAAGTGATCCGGAGGTTCGAGAAGGAGAGGATCCGGATTGCCGCCATGCGGATGTTCCGCCTTACGCGACGGGAGGCGGAGGGGTTTTACGCGGTGCACCGCGAAAGGCTGTTTTTCGGCTCCCTCACGGAGTTCATCTCCTCGGGGCCGGTCGTCGTCATGGTGCTCGAAGGGGACGACGTGATCGCCCGCAACCGGATACTGATGGGAGCCACCGACCCGAAGAAGGCGGAAAGGGGGACAATCCGGGCCGACTTCGCCGACAGCGTGGAGCGGAACATTGTGCACGGGTCGGATGCGCCGGAAACGGCTGAAACAGAAATCCGTTACTTTTTCGGAGAGTTGGACTTGAACAGGTAATGTAATTTCTTAGGGCCAAACCCCACGGCCCCGACTTGCGGCAAGCGAACAGAGTGGGTCGGAGGTTTTTCCCCCACCCCGTCCCCTGCCTTTGCCCTGCCGGGTTATGATGAATGCCATGAAAGACGCACGAACGGATCTCAAGGGGATGACCCTGGAGGAACTGGAGGTCTTCTTCCGCGCCCGGGGAAAGGAGCGGTACCGGGCCCGGCAG
It includes:
- a CDS encoding 2-oxoacid:ferredoxin oxidoreductase subunit beta, with the translated sequence IWCPGCTYGIVFKSLLRAVDSLKIPKDDIALVSGIGCASRLPGYVDWNTLHTTHGRAIPFATGLKMARPDKNVLVVSGDGDATAIGGNHFIHACRRNIDITVIVLNNFIYGMTGGQHSPTTPVGHLATTMPFGNIDPTFNIPELAKGAGATWVGRGTAYHVPALDKLIIGAIEHKGLSVLEIINACPTTHGRRNKFRSPTDMLLWMKDNFLPITAFGKLPPEKTAGKFPTGVLFKKEAPEYCDTYYGMVERLMKQKEKGA
- a CDS encoding 2-oxoacid:acceptor oxidoreductase family protein, coding for MSGRYEIRFSGSGGQGLILAGVIFAEAATIYDKINAVQSQSYGPEARGGASKSEVIISEEVIDFPKATAIDLQLSLTQESCDKYYKDIKPDGILLVDEDFVRDIPQGNFKVIKLPIIRTASEEIGKAFVANIVATGAITAITGKVRIESVEKAVLSRVPKGTEEMNKKALMAGYNMAKARTAA
- the ndk gene encoding nucleoside-diphosphate kinase; this translates as MERTLSIIKPDGVEKKLIGEVIRRFEKERIRIAAMRMFRLTRREAEGFYAVHRERLFFGSLTEFISSGPVVVMVLEGDDVIARNRILMGATDPKKAERGTIRADFADSVERNIVHGSDAPETAETEIRYFFGELDLNR